The segment CGGCTCACCGCCAAGCTCGAGGATCGCCGCATCCGGGACGGCGAGGTCCGGACCGCGTGCCAGAGCGCGTGCTCGACGCAGGCAATCACGTTCGGCGACCTCAACGATCCCGAGAGCCAGGTGTCGAAGATGCGCGCTGAGCCGCGCAACTACGGCCTGCTCGAGGATCTGAACACGCGGCCGCGCACGACGTTCCTGGCCGCGATTCGCAATCCGAACCCGGTGCTGTCGCCGGAGTCGGCGCACGTGCCGGCGCACGGCGGCGAACATGGCGCGGCGGCAGCAGGTGAATCACAGGGGCAGGCGACGCCTGCCGCGACGCACTAGGCAGGCGGGGCTGGCGCGCCGCGAGGCACGCCGCTGCTGCAGGACTCAGGACAGGACGCGAGGCAACCGTGCTAGACCACCCCAAGGAAGCCGTCCCCGGAGCGCGCTATCTGGCGCCAGGGCACAACTTCGGGTCGATCTCCGACAAGATCTCCGGGATCATCACGGGGCGTACGCCCTTCAGCTGGTTCATCGGCTTCCTGCTGGGATTCAGCATCCTGCAGTTGCTCCTGGTGTCCATCGCGTACCTGGTGTTCAAGGGCACGGGCATCTGGGGCGTCAACAACCCGGTGGCGTGGGGTTTTGCGATCATCAACTTCGTCTGGTGGATCGGCATCGGCCACGCCGGCACGCTGATCTCCGCCATCCTGATGCTGTTCCGGCAGCCCTGGCGCATGTCGATCGCCCGCGCGGCCGAGGCCATGACGGTCTTTGCCGTGGCCTGTGCGGCCATCTTCCCGATCTTCCACACAGGCCGACCCTGGCTCGCCATCTACTGGCTGATGCCGTACCCGAACACGATGGGCCTGTGGCCGAACTTCCGCAGCCCGCTCATCTGGGACGTGTTCGCGGTCTCCACTTACGCCACCGTCTCGATCGTCTTCTGGTACGTCGGCCTCATCCCCGACCTGGCGACGATGCGCGACAGGGCGAAGTCGTCGATCGCGCAGCGCCTGTACGGCATCTTCGCGCTTGGCTGGCGCGGGTCGGCCATCCACTGGCAGCGCTATGAGACGGCGTCGCTGATGCTCGCTGGCCTGAGCGCACCGCTCGTGCTCTCGGTGCACACGGTGGTGAGCTTCGACTTCGCCGTGTCGGTGATCCCCGGCTGGCACGCGACGATCTTCCCGCCGTACTTCGTTGCCGGTGCCATCTACGCGGGCTTCGCGATGGTGCTCACGCTGATGATCCCGATGCGCGCCATCTACGGTCTGCACGACTTCATCACCGAGCGCCATATCGACGCCATGGCCAAGGTGACACTGGCCACGGGCCTGATCGTCTTCTACGGCTACTGCATGGAGGCATTCTTCGGCTGGTACAGCGCCAACCAGTTCGAGGAGTACATGATCGTCAACCGCATGACGGGCCCGTATGCGGGCTACTACTGGGCGCTGATTTTCTGCAACGGCGTCGTCCCGCAATTGCTGTGGTCCAGGCGGGTCCGGTCGTCGCTGCCGGCGCTCTTCGGGGTGTGCATGGTCGTCAACGTCGGCATGTGGCTCGAGCGCTTCGTCATCGTCGTCACCTCGCTGCACCGCGACTTCATTCCCGGGTCGTGGGGCATGTACTACCCGACCTTCTGGGACTGGGGCACGTTCATCGGCACGATTGGCCTGTTCCTGACGCTGTTCTATCTGTTCATCCGTGTGCTGCCCATGATTTCGATCTTCGAGGTCCGCACGCTCACGCCTGCCGCGCACGCCAAGGGAGATGCCCACCATGGCTGATGTCGCACAGGCGCCGGGGCTCTACGGCGTGATGGCCGAGTTCGCCGATGCCACCGAACTGGTGCGCGCGGCCAAGGCGGCCTACGCCGACGGTTACAGGCAGATGGACGCCTATACGGCGGCACCGGTCCACGGTCTGGCCGAGGCGCTCGGCCACGACGACAGGCGCGTGCAGAAATTCACGTTCACCGGCGGCATTTTCGGCTTCGTCGGCGGGTTCGGGCTGTGCTACTGGGCGTCGGTGATCGAGTACCCGATGAACATCGGCGGGCGACCGCTGAACAGCTGGGTGGCGTTCTCGATCCCGACCTACGAGACCACCATCCTGCTGGCCGCGCTCGCCACGGTGGGCGGCATGCTCGCGATGAGCGGCCTGCCGCAGCCGTACCACCCGGTCTTCAACGTCGAGGCGTTCCGCAAGACGGCCACGAGCACGGGATTCTTCCTGTGCATCGAGGCGACGGACCCGCGGTTCGACGCCGCGCGCACGCGGACCTTCCTCGAAGGACTGCACCCGAGGGCCATCAACGAGGTGAACCCGTAGCCATGGCGTCCACATCGACGTTGGTCAGTCCGGTCCGCCGTACCGGCCGTTTCACCGCAGGGCGCCCGGCCGTCGTGGCCGGCGTACTGCTGGCCGCCGCGCTGGTGGCCGGCTGTCGCCAGGACATGCACGACACGCCGCGCTACGAGGCGCTCGAAGCGAGCGACTTCTTCGCCGACAAACGGGCCATGCGTCCGATTCCCGACGGCACCGTCGCGCGCGGCAACCTGCGCGCCGACGATGTGTATTACACGGGCAAGCAGGACGGCGAGCCGATCCACCACCTGCCCGCGCAGATCGAGTTGAACCAGGCGTTGCTCGATCGCGGCCAGCAGCGCTACGACATCTACTGTTCGCCGTGTCACTCGCCGCTCGGCGACGGCAACGGCACCGTGGTGCAGCGCGGCTACAAGCGTCCCGCGTCGTATGCCGACCCGAGGCTCCGCGCCGTGGGCATCGGCTACTTCTACGACGTCATCACCAACGGCTTCGGCCAGATGCCTGACTACGCGGCGCAGGTCGCGCCCGCCGATCGCTGGGCGATCGCGGCGTACATCCGCGCCCTGCAGTTGAGCCAGTCCGGCACGATCGACGATGTGCCCGCGGACCAGCGCGGCACGCTCGACGGACCGGCGGCCGCCGCGCCCCTGGCGTCCCACGAAGGAGGCGCTGCTCATGAGTGAGCCCACTCTCAACCCCGAGCACTTCCAGGCTCCACCGCAGATCGACACGCTGCAGCGCGTGGCGTTCGCGGTCGGGTTGCTCGGCCTCGTCGGCCTGCTCGCCGGCTTTGCCACCGACTCGGCGCAATTCTACAAGTCGTACCTGCTGGGGTATGTGTTCGTGCTCGGCGTGCCCATCGGCAGTCTCGCGCTGCTGATGGTGCACCACCTGTCGGGCGGACGCTGGAGCCTCGTGCTGCGCCGCACGTTCGAGGCCTCGGCCCGCACCATCCCGATGATGGCGGTGCTCTTCCTGCCGGTCATCCTCGGCATCCACGACCTGTATCACTGGTCGCACGCCGACGCCGTTGCGCACGACGCCATCCTCCGGCACAAGGCGCCGTACCTGAACACGACGGGCTTTGTCATCCGCGCCGCGGGCTACTTCGTCGTGTGGTCGGTACTCGCATTGATGCTCTCGAAGTGGTCGGCGCAGCAGGACACCGATCCGTTCCCCGTCGAGCGCTTCAACAAGATCGCCGGCCCCGGTCTGCTGATCCTCAGCCTCACCGTCACCTTCGCGTCGGTGGACTGGGTGATGTCGCTCGACCCGCACTGGTTCTCGACGATCTTCGGCCTGTGGTTCCTCATGGGCATGGCGCTGACCGCGCTGGCGTTCTCGATCGTGGTGGCGGCGCTGCTGCACAACAACGCCAACATGGCGCGCGCGCTCTCGACCGATCGCTTCCACGACTACGGGTCGCTGCTCTTCGCCTTCATCATGCTGTGGGCGTACCTGGCGTACTCGCAGTTCCTGATCGTCTGGTCGGCCAACCTGCCCGAAGAGATTCCGTACTACCTCCGCCGCTTCGGCGACGGCTGGCAGATCGTCACGCTCGTCGTCGTCGTCGGCCACTTCGTGCTGCCCTGGCTGCTCCTGCTGTTCCGCACCACCAAGCGCGTCACCTCGCGGCTGGTCGCCGTCGCGGCGTTCATGCTCGTGATGCGGTTCCTCGACGTGTTCTGGCTGATCGCCCCGTGGGTCAAGCAGGGCGCGTTCGGCGTGCACTGGATGGACGTTGCCGCGGTGTGCGGCGTGTTCGGCCTGTGGGTGGGCGTGTTCT is part of the Acidobacteriota bacterium genome and harbors:
- a CDS encoding cytochrome c, producing MASTSTLVSPVRRTGRFTAGRPAVVAGVLLAAALVAGCRQDMHDTPRYEALEASDFFADKRAMRPIPDGTVARGNLRADDVYYTGKQDGEPIHHLPAQIELNQALLDRGQQRYDIYCSPCHSPLGDGNGTVVQRGYKRPASYADPRLRAVGIGYFYDVITNGFGQMPDYAAQVAPADRWAIAAYIRALQLSQSGTIDDVPADQRGTLDGPAAAAPLASHEGGAAHE
- a CDS encoding DUF3341 domain-containing protein, translating into MADVAQAPGLYGVMAEFADATELVRAAKAAYADGYRQMDAYTAAPVHGLAEALGHDDRRVQKFTFTGGIFGFVGGFGLCYWASVIEYPMNIGGRPLNSWVAFSIPTYETTILLAALATVGGMLAMSGLPQPYHPVFNVEAFRKTATSTGFFLCIEATDPRFDAARTRTFLEGLHPRAINEVNP
- the nrfD gene encoding polysulfide reductase NrfD, with the protein product MLDHPKEAVPGARYLAPGHNFGSISDKISGIITGRTPFSWFIGFLLGFSILQLLLVSIAYLVFKGTGIWGVNNPVAWGFAIINFVWWIGIGHAGTLISAILMLFRQPWRMSIARAAEAMTVFAVACAAIFPIFHTGRPWLAIYWLMPYPNTMGLWPNFRSPLIWDVFAVSTYATVSIVFWYVGLIPDLATMRDRAKSSIAQRLYGIFALGWRGSAIHWQRYETASLMLAGLSAPLVLSVHTVVSFDFAVSVIPGWHATIFPPYFVAGAIYAGFAMVLTLMIPMRAIYGLHDFITERHIDAMAKVTLATGLIVFYGYCMEAFFGWYSANQFEEYMIVNRMTGPYAGYYWALIFCNGVVPQLLWSRRVRSSLPALFGVCMVVNVGMWLERFVIVVTSLHRDFIPGSWGMYYPTFWDWGTFIGTIGLFLTLFYLFIRVLPMISIFEVRTLTPAAHAKGDAHHG